From Cercospora beticola chromosome 6, complete sequence, a single genomic window includes:
- a CDS encoding uncharacterized protein (BUSCO:EOG09263WZ2), which yields MQNLIHSFIDPLRDRFAPINHNSDFRSTGQITPEEFQAAGDFLVHKFPSWSWADAASPAQRVSYFPAGKQYLVTRGVPCRKRIKADDFAGKDSEDQLVLDMLKETGEEVSGEDDGWLKAGGDSSREKAKSAELVKDVKTVDDDGKLGEDIDEDEIPDMDDEDDEEAIIRDVGAGNKNGEDTLRTYTLYITYTPYYRTPRLYLQGYNSSLQPLQPLAMMEDIVGDYKDKTVTLEDFTFVDPPIKTASVHPCKHASVMKVLLDRADAALKLRIEKMKQGEKPSSAGMEGLVDQTTKLDIKDKSSSPKSKDGDAEWEMLDGTLEEEVPAIRVDQYLVVFLKFMASVTPGIEHDFTMGV from the exons ATGCAGAACCTCATCCACAGCTTCATCGATCCGCTGCGCGATCGCTTCGCACCAATCAACCACAACTCCGACTTCCGCAGCACTGGTCAGATCACCCCAGAGGAGTTCCAGGCGGCTGGCGACTTTCTCGTCCACAAGTTTCCAAGCTGGAGCTGGGCCGATGCCGCCTCGCCAGCTCAGCGCGTCTCCTACTTCCCGGCGGGAAAGCAGTATCTCGTCACTCGAGGTGTGCCATGTCGCAAGCGCATCAAGGCCGATGACTTCGCCGGCAAGGACAGCGAAGACCAGCTGGTCCTCGACATGTTGAAAGAGACGGGCGAAGAGGTcagcggcgaagatgatggctGGCTCAAGGCCGgtggcgacagcagcagagagAAGGCCAAGAGTGCAGAGCTGGTCAAGGATGTTAAGACCGTTGACGACGATGGAAAGCTTGGCGAGGAcatcgacgaggatgagattCCAGAcatggacgatgaggatgacgaggaggccATCATTCGCGATGTCGGTGCCGGCAACAAGAACGGCGAAGATAC CTTGCGGACCTACACCCTCTACATCACATACACTCCATACTACCGCACTCCACGTCTGTACCTGCAAGGCTACAACTCAAGCCTTCAGCCACTTCAGCCGCTCGCCATGATGGAAGACATTGTGGGTGACTACAAGGACAAGACTGTGACGCTCGAGGACTTCACCTTCGTCGACCCGCCGATCAAGACCGCCTCAGTGCACCCATGCAAGCATGCAAGCGTTATGAAGGTCTTGCTGGATCGTGCCGACGCAGCACTCAAACTCCGCatcgagaagatgaagcaagGAGAGAAGCCGTCTTCGGCAGGAATGGAGGGCCTGGTCGACCAGACTACCAAGCTCGACATCAAGGACAAatcatcttcgccaaagTCCAAGGACGGTGACGCCGAATGGGAGATGCTGGACGGCACcctggaagaagaagttccGGCTATCCGTGTCGATCAGTACCTCGTGGTCTTCCTGAAGTTTATGGCTTCGGTGACCCCCGGCATTGAGCACGACTTCACTATGGGTGTCTGA